Within Alteromonas gilva, the genomic segment CTTAAAAACGCTTCACTGTCTAAGATCGTGATTGAGCGTCCTGCTAAGAGCATTCGTGTGACTATTCACACTGCTCGTCCAGGCGTCGTTATCGGTAAGAAAGGTGAAGACGTTGAAAAGCTGCGTAACTATGTGTCTAAGCTGGCCGGCGTGCCTGCGCAGATTAACATTGCCGAAGTACGCAAGCCTGAGCTGGATGGTCAGTTAGTTGCTGATAGCATTTCCAGCCAGCTGGAACGCCGTGTTATGTTCCGTCGCGCCATGAAGCGTGCGGTTCAAAACGCAATGCGCCTTGGCGCAAAAGGTATCAAAGTAGAAGTTAGCGGCCGTTTGGGCGGTGCAGAGATTGCACGTTCTGAATGGTACCGTGAAGGTCGCGTACCACTGCACACTTTCCGTGCAGATATCGATTACGCGACATCTGAAGCGTCTACTACTTACGGTATCATCGGCGTTAAAGTATGGATCTTCAAAGGTGAGGTTCTAGGCGGTCTGCCTACAAACCAAGAGCCGGCTGCGCCAGCTCAACCTAAGAAGAAAGGCCGCAACGCTAAGCGAGAGGGCTAATCATGTTACAACCAAAACGCATGAAATTCCGTAAAATGCACAAAGGTCGCAACCGCGGCATGGCTGCGGGAAGCAGTGTAGCCTTTGGTACTTACGGACTTAAAGCGACTGGCCGTGGTCGTATGACTGCACGCCAAATTGAGGCTGCTCGTCGTGCTATGACTCGTCACGTTAAGCGTCAAGGTAAAATCTGGATTCGGGTTTTCCCTGACAAGCCAATTACTGAGAAGCCTCTTGAGGTTCGTCAAGGTAAAGGTAAAGGTAACGTTGAGTACTGGGTATGCCAAATTCAACCAGGTCGTGTTTTATACGAGATGGAAGGGGTTCCTGAGTCTCTGGCACGCGAAGCGTTTGAATTGGCAGCGGCTAAACTGCCATTTAAGACAACCTTTGTAACTCGGACGGTGATGTAATGAAAGCAGCTGAACTGAAAGAAAAAAGCGTAGAAGAGCTGAATGCAGAGTTATTAAACCTGCTACGCGAACAGTTCAACTTACGCATGCAGCACTCAACTGGCCAGCTTGAAAAATCAGACCAGTTGAAGAAAGTGCGTCGTAACATCGCGCGTGTTAAAACCATCCTGACTCAAAAGGCTGATGCGTAATGACTGAACAAAATATTCGTACAGTACAAGGTCGTGTGGTTAGCAACAAAGGTGATAAGTCTATCACTGTTGTTGTAGAGCGTTTCGTTAAACACCCTATCTACGGGAAGTTCATCAAGCGTACTACTAAGCTACACGCTCACGACGAAAGCAACGTGTGCAACGAAGGCGATACAGTAACTATTCGCGAATGTGCACCAATCTCTAAGACTAAGTCCTGGATGTTGGTTGACGTTGTAGAAAAAGCCGGCGTTTAATCGCTAGTTTTTACTAATCGTTATATAAAAGCCGCTCTTTTGAGCGGCTTTTTTGTAGCCCTCTACCGGCACCCATACCCGCCAAACCTGCTAACTTCAACCACTATCACCATCGCCATCGCGCAGCCACTATTCGCTATAAATTAATCAATACCAGTTATCGTAATGAGATTGGTAAAATAGATAAAAACTGCCATTAAGCAGGATAAGCGCTGTAATTTTGTTTGAACTACTTAAATATAGCGAATGGTTAGTTTAAGTAATTGATTGAACGCTCTATTAAAAATTAAGTTCTGCATAAAGGTGACTGTGTTAGGCCTTGTTTTACTCACTTAGCCTGTTAATTCGGATACTTCGATTATTCCGCCGTAATAAAAGCGTGCTGACTAAGTTGCTGTCACCCGCTGAACCAAGGGTTATCAGATGGATTTATGTAACGTATTGATTAATAATAAATAAATTCAAAAAGATCGGCGTTTGCCTGGTTGGTTCAAAAATAAACAGTTACTCAGTTTTCTATTGAACATGCAGTAATGCTATCACCGCCGTGGTGAATGCGCTCAAAAACGCATTCACCCTTTTACTGACCTATTTAACATCATGGCGGCGTAACCAGTCTCTGAGTATCGCTTCTGTAACCAGCGGCCGGTCACTGTAAAAACCATGGGCACCGCCGGGTACTACCGCGAGCTCAGCCCCCGGTGTTAATGACAGGTAGTCCTGAACCGTATCAATACGGGCTGAGTCGTACTGACCAATCATGAACAATGTGGTAGCCGGGTTAATATCGGCTAATAAGTGCGTCGCATCATAGTGTTGTAATACGCCGGTAGATGAAAACTCACTTGGGCCCCACATTTTTTTGTAAATAAGAGGGTTAAAGCCGTTACCGCCTACGCTTTCATAATAAGCCTGGGCGGCCTCAGAGCGGGTAGCAGGTTGGTAATGCTCAGAATACAGTACGGTGTACGCATTGCTGCATTCCTCGTCATCCGGCGGGGTGTCAGACTCGCATTTAACCAGGGTGTCCTGTACAGCCTGCGGTGCCGCTTTGACAAGCAGCTTTGCATCCATTATCCAGTGAGGCGTAGAAATAAAGGTACCGCCTAAAACGGTTGATACCACTTTGTCTGGATACTGCGCGGTATATTCCAGTGCCAGCGCTGAACCCCAGCTATGCCCCACTACGTGCCAGCGATCAATGCTGAGGGTTTGGCGAATTGTTTCCAATGACTCAACAAAGCGCTCAACGCGCCAGTTAGCCGGATTGTTAGGTTGATCTGATTTACCGCTGTCGAGCTGATCGTACATGATTACCATGCGTTCAGTGGCCAGCCCAAGCATACTCGCAAAGCCATTATGGGTGCCGCCTGGGCCGCCGTGTACAAAGATAACCGGCGGCTTTTGCTTGTGGCTGATGCCGTTTATACGCACATACACCTTGCCGCCTTCCACCGGCACCATTAACTCTTTCTCTGGTGGTGCAAAGGGGGCAGTTGCGCCGCTACTCAAACGGGGTAACGTAGCGGTAATGGTAATAAATAATGCGGTAAGTAAAGTTCGATTAAGAATCAACAGTAAAAGCCCTTAAGTCGGTGTTTAGTTAACGAGTATAAAAGTGTTTAAGGCAGGACTCCAGCGTACACTGCACCCCGCACTTCTTCCTGCAATCGCCCCCATATTAGCGCTGATATATTGTGAGGTTGATTCAGCGTCATATTCACTAGCCGTTATATTGGTAAACGTTAATATCTGCAGGGATGAAATACTCAAGGTGAGTAATTGTTAACCAGTGTGATTACTATTATAGTAATAATATAACTGAATTTTATTAAGCTACACAATTGTTTAGGGAAGAACATATGGCTGTAACCAAAACAGCACCGAAAGCCATAAGTCAGGATAGCCTGTTATTGTCGTGGTCTTTGGAGCAAGACCATCCACGCCAACCAATAGGTTTTACTTTTGACTCTGAGAAAACCGAAGACACACTCAGTAAACGCAAACTCGATCCAATATTATTAAGCGCGGGCGGTCACGTTGCTACCATCGCGCCTACCGGCACGGGTAAAGGAGTAAGTTGTATTATTCCTAACTTACTCAACTATAGTGGCCAAACACTGGTTGTTGATCCCAAGGGCGAAAACTACGCGGTAACCGCTGAATTCAGACGGTCGTTAGGGCATCGCATTGTAAAGCTAGACCCGTTTAACGTTACCCAAACTGGCGACGGCGATTCGCTAAATGCACTTGATCTTATCCCGGTTGATAAACCGGGGATGGCAAGTTTGCCAGATGAGTGCTTATCGCTGGCAAGGGTGTTGATTGAATTAGAAGGCAAAGATAAATTTTGGGACAGCAGCGCGCAATCGCTAATTGCCGTTATGATTGGTTTAACCGCAATAGAACATACCGACAATCGCAATTTATTGTCGGTGACGAAAGGATTGGGGGCAACATCCAAATCACTGTTTCATAAGTTTAGTGACTTTAACCAACGCACAAACTCACTATTTTCTGCATTAATTGCACCGTTGTTAAGCGCACCGCCAAATACGTTAGGCAGTATTCTTACCGTGGCACGGCATCAAATGAGTGCGTTTAACCATGGTGCTGCCAGCCAGTGTATAGAGCGAAGCAGTTTTTCACTGTTGGATTACATTGCCGGTAAACCTATGACGATTTACCTTATTTTGCCGCCGGATAAATTGCACTCGCACCGAAAATTGCTGCGCCTGTGGATTTCAACCTTTATAAAATTAGCATTAAAGCGTCAGGGCGCTCTGCCGCAACCCACGTTGATGATGGTTGATGAAACGGCGCAACTTGGCACGCTCGATGAGCTCGCCCAGGCTATTACCCTGCTCAGAGGGTATGGGGTGCAGCTATGGACATTCTGGCAGGATCTCGACCAGCTCAAACACTTGTACCCCGATCAATGGCGCACCTTGCTGAATAATTGCAAAGCGATCCAGGCGTTTGGTTTGCCCAATCGCATGGCGTGTGAGCAGGTAACGGCGATTACCGGTAAACCTGCCATTGCTGATGTACTCGATTTAGATCGCGACGAAATGCTGCTGCAGTTAGCCGGCGATGATGCCGTAGTAGCACAAAAGCCAAACTATTTAGCCGATGCGACGTTTGCAGGCAGGTTTAACCCCAATCCTTATCATACTGAGCATAATGCGAAAGGCTTTTTACCGGTAAACCCTCAGCGTATCTATGTCAGGAAACCTACCGGAGAACTGCCACCAGGCGTTAAAGCCTTGCCCGAACCATCGGCTAGTTTGTTTGCCACGGAGACTGAACCAGCCAAAAAAAGAACGGGCGGAGTACTAAAGCGGCGCTTACCTACTACAACAGACATAAAAGACGGGCAAACAGACGATGCCAGCAAAAATACCCCCTCAGACTCTGGCACTAAATAAGACGTTGCAAGTATGAGCCAGGTAATACATGTATGCATAGTAGGCAATGATCCAATTAGCGTACTTACCCCCATTATTGACACATCGATCCCCAGCGATCATGTTGTGCTGGCATTTCGAGAACATGACAGAGCCGCGTTTAATATAGTAAAGCGGGTAGCCGGTTCGCGTGGCTATAAGGTAACAGAATGGCAACTACCGGATTCGCACGATACCGCAGAGGCCAGCTTCAGCTTTCAGACATTGTTTGACCGATTCTGTGACGGTACTGCAACCGTGTGGTTTAACGCCTCAACCGGCAGTCGCCATCAAGTGCTGGCGGCGGTTGAAGTCGCCAGAGCGTATGCCGTAGATATTTACGTAATAGAGCCCGCGCTAGATAAGCTATTTTGGTTATCGCCCATGGACAGACCGTCGGTACCCGTAAAAGATAAACTTACACTCAAAGAGTTTTTCCAGCTTTATGGGTGCCGGGTTGAAAGCAGTCACAACCAGGGCTTGCCTCATGAATACGAGCAGGTAGTGTATGAATGGGCGGCCCGCGGTAACCTCCTTAAAGACGGGCTAAGTAGCCTCAACTACCTCGCCACACGGGCAAGTGGCAGCAATTTTGAATCGCCCGTATTAAACGCCAGAATGCACAAAAACCAGGCGCTGCAGTATCTCATTGGCACGCTCGAACAGGTAGGGCTGGTAACGTACCACAATAATGCCCTGCAGTTTTTAACAACCGAAACACAGCGCTTTGCCAATGGTGCGTGGTTAGAGTATTTGGTATTCGCGCAGTTGCGCG encodes:
- the rpsC gene encoding 30S ribosomal protein S3, encoding MGQKVHPTGIRLGISKPWTSTWYANTADYADNLYNDHQVRQYLTKQLKNASLSKIVIERPAKSIRVTIHTARPGVVIGKKGEDVEKLRNYVSKLAGVPAQINIAEVRKPELDGQLVADSISSQLERRVMFRRAMKRAVQNAMRLGAKGIKVEVSGRLGGAEIARSEWYREGRVPLHTFRADIDYATSEASTTYGIIGVKVWIFKGEVLGGLPTNQEPAAPAQPKKKGRNAKREG
- the rplP gene encoding 50S ribosomal protein L16; the encoded protein is MLQPKRMKFRKMHKGRNRGMAAGSSVAFGTYGLKATGRGRMTARQIEAARRAMTRHVKRQGKIWIRVFPDKPITEKPLEVRQGKGKGNVEYWVCQIQPGRVLYEMEGVPESLAREAFELAAAKLPFKTTFVTRTVM
- the rpmC gene encoding 50S ribosomal protein L29; its protein translation is MKAAELKEKSVEELNAELLNLLREQFNLRMQHSTGQLEKSDQLKKVRRNIARVKTILTQKADA
- the rpsQ gene encoding 30S ribosomal protein S17, with the protein product MTEQNIRTVQGRVVSNKGDKSITVVVERFVKHPIYGKFIKRTTKLHAHDESNVCNEGDTVTIRECAPISKTKSWMLVDVVEKAGV
- a CDS encoding proline iminopeptidase-family hydrolase, which codes for MILNRTLLTALFITITATLPRLSSGATAPFAPPEKELMVPVEGGKVYVRINGISHKQKPPVIFVHGGPGGTHNGFASMLGLATERMVIMYDQLDSGKSDQPNNPANWRVERFVESLETIRQTLSIDRWHVVGHSWGSALALEYTAQYPDKVVSTVLGGTFISTPHWIMDAKLLVKAAPQAVQDTLVKCESDTPPDDEECSNAYTVLYSEHYQPATRSEAAQAYYESVGGNGFNPLIYKKMWGPSEFSSTGVLQHYDATHLLADINPATTLFMIGQYDSARIDTVQDYLSLTPGAELAVVPGGAHGFYSDRPLVTEAILRDWLRRHDVK
- a CDS encoding type IV secretory system conjugative DNA transfer family protein, with amino-acid sequence MAVTKTAPKAISQDSLLLSWSLEQDHPRQPIGFTFDSEKTEDTLSKRKLDPILLSAGGHVATIAPTGTGKGVSCIIPNLLNYSGQTLVVDPKGENYAVTAEFRRSLGHRIVKLDPFNVTQTGDGDSLNALDLIPVDKPGMASLPDECLSLARVLIELEGKDKFWDSSAQSLIAVMIGLTAIEHTDNRNLLSVTKGLGATSKSLFHKFSDFNQRTNSLFSALIAPLLSAPPNTLGSILTVARHQMSAFNHGAASQCIERSSFSLLDYIAGKPMTIYLILPPDKLHSHRKLLRLWISTFIKLALKRQGALPQPTLMMVDETAQLGTLDELAQAITLLRGYGVQLWTFWQDLDQLKHLYPDQWRTLLNNCKAIQAFGLPNRMACEQVTAITGKPAIADVLDLDRDEMLLQLAGDDAVVAQKPNYLADATFAGRFNPNPYHTEHNAKGFLPVNPQRIYVRKPTGELPPGVKALPEPSASLFATETEPAKKRTGGVLKRRLPTTTDIKDGQTDDASKNTPSDSGTK
- a CDS encoding Card1-like endonuclease domain-containing protein, producing the protein MSQVIHVCIVGNDPISVLTPIIDTSIPSDHVVLAFREHDRAAFNIVKRVAGSRGYKVTEWQLPDSHDTAEASFSFQTLFDRFCDGTATVWFNASTGSRHQVLAAVEVARAYAVDIYVIEPALDKLFWLSPMDRPSVPVKDKLTLKEFFQLYGCRVESSHNQGLPHEYEQVVYEWAARGNLLKDGLSSLNYLATRASGSNFESPVLNARMHKNQALQYLIGTLEQVGLVTYHNNALQFLTTETQRFANGAWLEYLVFAQLRELKKTLPALQDIGHGIEVSRTINGQKVQNELDGLALHNNTLHIIEVKTRRFDRTEANKTLYKLSSLSDRLGGLKSHCALISYYPLRHSELARAHDLGIQVIADGAIRHLKQALQQWMEQQ